The Deltaproteobacteria bacterium genome contains a region encoding:
- a CDS encoding DNA-binding protein, protein MSTTPPREPRRARPVPTPETQFHWDGARAGELRLQRCRPCQRAYFPPRPFCPRCASRDVEIVRASGRATLYSYVIHHRPVPGFTAPYAIAVVALEEGPRMMTSLVGLPQTPEALVLDMPLEVSFQKLDDEISLPVFGPAGSGS, encoded by the coding sequence ATGTCCACGACTCCGCCACGAGAGCCGCGCCGGGCTCGCCCCGTGCCCACACCCGAGACGCAGTTCCATTGGGACGGCGCTCGCGCCGGCGAGCTGCGGCTCCAGCGCTGCCGCCCGTGCCAGCGCGCGTACTTCCCGCCGCGCCCCTTCTGCCCGCGCTGCGCGAGCCGCGACGTCGAGATCGTGCGCGCGAGCGGCCGCGCGACGCTGTACAGCTACGTGATCCACCACCGGCCGGTGCCGGGATTCACGGCGCCCTACGCGATCGCCGTGGTTGCGCTCGAAGAGGGCCCGCGAATGATGACCAGCCTGGTCGGCCTGCCGCAGACGCCGGAGGCGCTGGTTCTCGACATGCCACTCGAGGTCTCGTTCCAGAAGCTCGACGACGAGATCTCGCTTCCCGTCTTCGGGCCCGCGGGGAGCGGATCGTGA
- a CDS encoding thiolase — MRRRAVAIVGAAETTALGVIPHLSQIGLHADAALNALADCGLAPSDVDGIATAGESPTAIALALGITPTWVDGTAVGGCSFMLHVRHAAAAIEAGLCKTVLITHGQSGRSRVGAGGFGFAPSSLQGQFEAPYGIAGPPSLFTIPCLRYMKDFGLTHEQLAMVAVVQREWAAKNPRAMHRDPIGVEDVLASRVIAWPFHLLECCLVTDGGGALVLVSAERARDFREKPVFVLGTGESVETPMVSQMEDFTTSRAFRVSGRMAFAEAGIGPREVDHLMIYDAFAHLPIYGLEDLGFVPRGEAGRYIWDRNTAPGGELPLNTNGGGLSYTHTGMYGMFALQESVRQLRGRAAAQVPDVHVSVAHGVGGMFAAAGTVILSNEPG; from the coding sequence GTGAGGCGCCGCGCGGTCGCGATCGTCGGAGCCGCCGAGACCACCGCGCTCGGCGTGATTCCCCATCTCTCTCAGATCGGCCTGCACGCCGACGCCGCGCTGAACGCGCTCGCGGATTGCGGGCTCGCCCCGAGCGACGTCGACGGCATCGCGACCGCGGGCGAGTCGCCGACCGCGATCGCGCTGGCGCTCGGGATCACCCCGACCTGGGTCGACGGCACCGCCGTGGGCGGCTGCTCGTTCATGCTGCACGTTCGCCACGCGGCGGCCGCGATCGAGGCGGGGCTGTGCAAGACGGTGCTGATCACGCACGGGCAGAGCGGCCGCTCGCGCGTCGGCGCCGGGGGCTTCGGCTTCGCGCCGTCGAGCCTGCAGGGGCAGTTCGAGGCGCCGTACGGCATCGCCGGCCCGCCGTCGCTCTTCACGATCCCGTGCCTTCGCTACATGAAGGACTTCGGTCTCACGCACGAGCAGCTGGCCATGGTCGCGGTGGTGCAGCGCGAGTGGGCCGCGAAGAATCCGCGCGCGATGCACCGGGACCCGATCGGCGTCGAGGACGTGCTCGCCTCGCGCGTGATCGCCTGGCCGTTCCACCTGCTCGAGTGCTGCCTGGTGACCGACGGCGGCGGAGCCCTCGTGCTGGTCTCGGCCGAGCGCGCGCGCGACTTCCGGGAGAAGCCGGTCTTCGTGCTCGGCACCGGCGAGAGCGTCGAGACGCCGATGGTCAGCCAGATGGAGGACTTCACCACGTCGCGCGCGTTTCGCGTCTCGGGCCGGATGGCGTTCGCCGAAGCGGGGATCGGCCCGCGCGAGGTGGATCACCTGATGATCTACGACGCGTTCGCACACCTGCCCATCTACGGGCTGGAGGACCTCGGTTTCGTGCCACGCGGCGAGGCCGGCCGGTACATCTGGGATCGGAACACCGCCCCGGGCGGAGAGCTGCCGCTGAACACCAACGGCGGCGGGCTCTCCTACACGCACACGGGCATGTACGGGATGTTCGCGCTGCAGGAGTCCGTGCGTCAGCTGCGCGGCAGGGCGGCGGCACAGGTTCCCGACGTGCACGTCTCGGTGGCGCACGGCGTGGGCGGGATGTTCGCGGCGGCGGGAACGGTGATTTTGAGCAACGAGCCCGGCTGA
- a CDS encoding CoA transferase, with protein MSPARPGSEKPARLARTRSRTIGRVTAPPLSHVRVVDLTDIRGALAGRMLADLGADVIKVEPPGGDPGRLVPPFAGDEAAPDGSLPFLFRNANKRGAVIDLGSSSGRERLTQLCDGADLLIENFSPERRARLGLEPAAVRARHPELVHVAVGDFGLSGPRASWRAEPLVAFAASGALHPCGFPELPPCALPGYAAHDCASIYAALGAVAALLDRARHGEGQTVEVSVQEAALHGMNPWSVPLEDYARRYPILPKAPPRNADGTYLVLEAADGHVRVLPGTVRHWRAFLELLGRPEVLMGPEWEQPAVRMLNADVLRIIACDALRERKRADLLAEACRLGTPLAPVNPPEDFVREEQTRERGFFRSTGFPKLGAAPFAPLALNFSETPATLRRPAPAPGEDDRTGFAPRAAVAPGPAAAASGPLLAGVRVVDLGVGAVGPEACWALAELGAEVIKIESRANLDFLRAVTLEPGAVNRAWTFNTECRGQKSVCLDLRGTRGREIAFELCRRADVIVENNRGGVCEKWGLDYESVRRVNPRVIYVQSQGFGEGGPLGRAQAFGPLNSSFSGVNWLWNHPQAPYPAGSSLNHPDHIASKLAALGVLAALEHRRRSGVGQRIEMAQTEAAAFLLGELYLEGPCTGRPARQRGNAVDWAVPHGVYRCEGEDRWVALAVASDEEWRRFCAVAGWVDAARLSTLELRLAARDEIDARVSEWTASRRAEDVAESLQAAAISAHIVQSPDDTRADPHLAARGAIVTVTHAEIGPERHIGNPVRPSRTPNVTAGASPLLGADTEDVLGRWLGIEPAEVATLVADDVCV; from the coding sequence GTGTCTCCGGCCCGGCCGGGAAGCGAAAAACCTGCTCGCCTCGCCCGTACGCGCTCGCGTACGATCGGGCGCGTGACCGCCCCTCCGCTCTCGCACGTTCGAGTCGTCGACCTGACCGACATCCGGGGCGCGCTCGCCGGGCGAATGCTCGCGGACCTCGGCGCCGACGTGATCAAGGTCGAGCCCCCCGGCGGCGACCCCGGCCGGCTCGTGCCCCCGTTCGCGGGCGACGAGGCGGCGCCGGACGGCTCCCTGCCGTTCCTGTTCCGCAACGCGAACAAGCGCGGCGCGGTGATCGACCTCGGGTCCTCCTCCGGGCGGGAGCGACTGACACAGCTCTGTGATGGGGCGGACCTCTTGATCGAGAACTTCTCGCCCGAGCGCCGCGCCCGGCTTGGGCTCGAGCCTGCGGCCGTGCGCGCGCGGCACCCGGAGCTGGTGCACGTGGCGGTGGGTGACTTCGGGCTCAGCGGCCCGCGCGCGAGCTGGCGCGCCGAGCCGCTGGTCGCCTTCGCGGCGTCCGGAGCGCTGCATCCGTGCGGCTTTCCGGAGCTGCCGCCGTGCGCGCTGCCGGGCTATGCCGCGCACGACTGCGCCTCGATCTACGCCGCGCTCGGCGCGGTGGCGGCGCTGCTCGACCGCGCGCGCCACGGAGAGGGACAGACCGTCGAGGTGTCGGTGCAGGAGGCCGCGCTGCACGGGATGAACCCGTGGTCCGTTCCGCTCGAGGACTACGCGCGCCGCTACCCGATCCTGCCCAAGGCGCCGCCGCGAAACGCGGACGGCACCTATCTGGTGCTGGAGGCGGCCGATGGGCACGTGCGCGTCCTGCCCGGCACCGTGCGCCACTGGCGCGCGTTCCTCGAGCTGCTCGGCCGACCCGAGGTGCTGATGGGCCCGGAATGGGAGCAGCCGGCGGTCCGCATGCTCAACGCCGACGTGCTGCGCATCATCGCCTGCGACGCGCTGCGCGAGCGCAAGCGCGCGGACCTGCTCGCCGAGGCGTGCCGGCTGGGCACGCCGCTCGCGCCGGTGAATCCGCCCGAGGACTTCGTGCGCGAGGAGCAGACCCGCGAGCGCGGCTTCTTTCGCAGCACCGGCTTCCCGAAGCTCGGCGCCGCGCCGTTTGCGCCGCTCGCGCTCAACTTCTCCGAGACGCCCGCGACGCTGCGCCGCCCGGCGCCCGCGCCCGGGGAGGACGATCGGACCGGCTTCGCGCCGCGCGCCGCCGTGGCGCCCGGACCGGCGGCCGCAGCTAGCGGCCCGCTGCTTGCCGGCGTCCGTGTGGTGGACCTCGGCGTCGGCGCGGTGGGCCCGGAAGCCTGTTGGGCGCTGGCCGAGCTCGGCGCCGAGGTGATCAAGATCGAGTCGCGGGCGAACCTGGACTTCCTGCGCGCGGTCACGCTGGAGCCCGGCGCCGTAAACCGCGCCTGGACGTTCAACACCGAGTGCCGCGGGCAGAAGAGCGTGTGTCTCGACCTGCGCGGCACACGCGGACGCGAGATCGCCTTCGAGCTGTGCCGCCGCGCCGACGTGATCGTCGAGAACAACCGCGGGGGCGTGTGCGAGAAATGGGGCCTCGACTACGAGAGCGTGCGCCGCGTGAACCCGCGCGTGATCTACGTGCAGTCGCAGGGCTTCGGTGAAGGCGGCCCGCTCGGCCGCGCGCAGGCGTTCGGCCCGCTGAACTCGTCCTTCTCCGGAGTGAACTGGCTCTGGAACCACCCGCAGGCGCCGTACCCGGCGGGATCCTCACTCAACCACCCCGACCACATCGCGAGCAAGCTCGCCGCGCTCGGTGTGCTCGCGGCGCTCGAGCACCGGCGCCGTTCCGGGGTGGGCCAGCGGATCGAGATGGCGCAGACGGAGGCGGCGGCGTTCCTGCTCGGCGAGCTCTACCTGGAGGGCCCGTGCACCGGACGGCCCGCGCGCCAGCGCGGCAACGCGGTGGACTGGGCCGTTCCCCACGGCGTCTATCGCTGCGAGGGCGAGGACCGCTGGGTGGCGCTCGCCGTCGCGAGCGACGAGGAGTGGCGGCGGTTCTGCGCGGTGGCCGGCTGGGTCGACGCCGCGCGGCTCTCCACGCTCGAGCTCCGGCTCGCCGCACGGGACGAGATCGACGCGCGGGTCTCGGAGTGGACCGCGTCGCGCCGGGCGGAGGACGTCGCGGAGTCGCTCCAGGCGGCCGCAATCTCCGCGCACATCGTCCAGAGCCCGGACGACACGCGCGCCGATCCGCACCTGGCCGCGCGCGGTGCGATCGTCACGGTGACGCACGCAGAGATCGGCCCCGAGCGGCACATCGGCAACCCGGTGCGTCCGAGCCGCACCCCCAACGTCACCGCGGGAGCGTCGCCGCTGCTCGGCGCCGACACCGAGGACGTGCTCGGGCGCTGGCTCGGGATCGAGCCGGCCGAGGTCGCGACCCTCGTCGCAGACGACGTCTGCGTGTAG